One Granulicella sp. 5B5 DNA window includes the following coding sequences:
- a CDS encoding aminotransferase class I/II-fold pyridoxal phosphate-dependent enzyme: MSERPDFQPSTLAIHTNRAYEYQSNSILFPIHQTATYIHESVGVTKGYGYSRGANPTVNALEQAISALEGTPTALCFRSGMGAISTLCLGLLKAGDHVLLSEVIYGGTVRLFQQVLGNFGIEYSFVDTSNPQAVKDGLRTNTRLIFVETPANPTLKLSDVKALAEIAHARENTLLAVDNTFLTPLLQDVLGLGADISMLSTTKYIDGHNATIGGSLATHSQEITERLRLVRKTLGTIASPMDSWLTLQGVKTLPARLALHCQHAQQVAEWLEVYPRVERVYYPGLDSFPQKALATRQQKGYGGMLAFELKATTEESLRFINALKLCTCAESLGSVETLITNPATASHCDIPLEIRERLGVTDRLIRLSVGLEAPKDLIADFEQAFAVVFGGVR; encoded by the coding sequence ATGTCCGAGCGTCCCGATTTTCAGCCCTCGACCCTGGCGATTCATACCAATCGAGCCTACGAGTATCAATCAAATTCGATTCTGTTTCCGATCCACCAGACAGCTACATATATTCACGAATCAGTGGGGGTGACGAAGGGGTACGGCTATTCGCGTGGAGCGAACCCTACCGTAAATGCGCTGGAGCAGGCGATCTCCGCGCTGGAGGGCACGCCGACCGCACTGTGTTTCCGTTCAGGGATGGGGGCGATCAGCACGCTGTGCCTGGGGTTGTTGAAGGCCGGCGACCATGTGCTGCTGTCCGAGGTGATTTATGGCGGTACGGTGCGCCTGTTTCAACAGGTGCTGGGGAACTTTGGTATCGAGTATAGCTTCGTGGACACTTCAAATCCCCAGGCTGTGAAAGACGGCCTGCGGACGAATACGCGGCTGATCTTTGTGGAGACACCGGCGAACCCAACGTTGAAGTTGAGCGATGTGAAGGCGCTGGCCGAGATCGCGCATGCGCGGGAAAACACGTTGCTGGCGGTTGACAATACGTTTCTGACACCGCTGTTGCAGGATGTGCTGGGACTGGGCGCGGACATCTCGATGCTGTCGACGACGAAGTATATTGATGGGCACAATGCGACGATAGGCGGATCGTTGGCGACGCATAGCCAGGAGATTACGGAGCGGCTGAGGCTGGTGCGCAAGACGCTGGGAACGATCGCGTCGCCAATGGACTCGTGGCTGACGCTGCAGGGTGTGAAGACGCTGCCGGCCCGGCTCGCATTGCACTGCCAACATGCCCAGCAGGTGGCCGAATGGCTAGAAGTGTATCCGCGCGTGGAGCGAGTGTACTATCCCGGGCTTGATTCGTTTCCGCAGAAGGCGCTGGCGACGCGGCAGCAGAAGGGGTACGGCGGAATGCTGGCATTTGAATTAAAGGCGACGACCGAAGAGTCGCTGCGGTTCATCAATGCGCTGAAGCTGTGCACGTGTGCGGAGAGCCTGGGTAGTGTGGAGACGCTGATTACAAATCCGGCGACGGCGTCCCACTGCGATATTCCTCTGGAGATCCGTGAGCGACTGGGGGTGACGGACAGGCTGATTCGACTGTCAGTTGGGCTGGAGGCGCCGAAAGACCTGATCGCTGATTTTGAGCAGGCGTTTGCTGTGGTGTTTGGAGGGGTGCGTTGA
- a CDS encoding TonB-dependent receptor: MQFLKSRRFAYQLFVPVVLAALALAGLSATAFAQQTLGGITGTVTDPQGSAIPGATITAISDDTKLSRSATSNAQGSYQLNDLPIGKYTVTVTMQGFSATKFPGIVVQADRTDTLPAQLAVGGASDSVTVDFNPLLNAVDTTNGYVLDKDQIQSIPLPTGSFTGVAILSPGVNAELPSGTGANDGLGNQPIWANGQRDTSNSFSLNGVDSSNLFNGKSTSAVTSARVINSTGSSGGSAGGIIVSAASVYLSIGNAIPTPAPETIAEVKVNASMYDASQGSTSGAHIDLSTASGTNDYHGTVYGHRGTNWINAAPFFFKNDGDIPENLKNPELHRYVLGGTVGGPIIKNKLFAFFAYQHLQVSDSAIGYSFLDVPVGLSDSTRDAGGFAGIVNAQYDTAIGTPGGGAIDNTALALFNSPALPGEPGKWLIPNDTGSSLLSATHPFNAFLPGTGRFKADTAVANIDYNATSKDTLSLKYFYQHDPTLAPYAYSSVPGFTEHLDSGAQVFSIINTYLVKSNLSTTESLGFLREKIYADNEQPFGPGAIPGGSIGTASINEFGSNYFPGVSIYNVLGDAAYNAGVSTGVLNIGPNAEGQASNVGVFQNRLQPAGNGIWTIGKHTISFGTSYSYTQLNTIDKRTNTGSVATDDLSAFAQGYVTPGSSSTGFYVSSFLQGDASRYYRANQIGSYVQDKFQVIPTLSLTAGLRYDWDGGLSEKYGRLFNFDPSLYNYNAGSDTIVNPGFIIAGNNVNGTPGVSKTTLTGRQWGIAPRIGAAWQPEMFHNKVVVRSGFGMYYDRGELFTYFSPGYAIGTVTGGPFGVNQQLPFVTASTCTVGSLYSYYIPTCGGAGGSNPPVNAPDDADGDLANPYGLVLNNPVSSNPKASDLSKYLPNLAQIGNGGQPISLGVYDRANKLPYTYNYTLDVQWQPRNDLVFELGYVGNLGRHQVIPVPFNQPGIANPSAPIHGENYSYGYQVQGPVGCAATFSCAPIALPDGTTYRYDYEGGNVDHRVPYVGYAAESISYKAAGVDAYNALTAHLEKRMSKNIQFAASYTYSHALDEQSGLGLFYNGNNPLDLRDGYASADFDRTHVINFNYVFRMPDLIHEKNIASDFANGWSLVGLTVLQSGQPYSVIDYTGAIGSVYYSTSNGITNPIVPLNYGACTAKSAVTGKSGAFGDYALNANCFTIPLLTPGPGGSFNGAIPSTDPYETGFTTGQRNIFRQAFQKRADASLVKMTKFSDRYSLKYTFDVYNLTNTSSFDVPGNEVSQNENYNAVPQQGTPVSPGTCSAAGVGSVSGSFYNCPFGLGVVSHTIGSPRQVQMSLQFLF, from the coding sequence GTGCAATTTCTCAAGTCCAGACGCTTCGCATACCAGCTCTTCGTACCTGTTGTCCTCGCCGCGCTCGCCTTGGCTGGCCTCTCTGCCACCGCATTCGCCCAGCAGACCCTCGGCGGCATCACCGGCACGGTGACTGACCCTCAGGGCAGCGCCATCCCCGGTGCCACCATCACCGCCATCTCGGACGACACCAAGCTCTCCCGCTCGGCCACCAGCAACGCGCAGGGCAGCTATCAACTCAATGACCTCCCCATCGGCAAGTACACCGTCACGGTCACAATGCAGGGCTTCTCCGCCACCAAGTTCCCAGGCATCGTCGTCCAGGCCGACCGTACCGACACCCTGCCCGCGCAGCTTGCCGTCGGTGGCGCCTCGGACTCCGTCACCGTCGACTTCAATCCCCTTCTCAACGCCGTCGACACCACTAACGGGTACGTCCTCGACAAGGACCAGATCCAGTCCATCCCTCTGCCCACCGGCAGCTTCACCGGCGTCGCCATCCTCTCGCCCGGCGTCAATGCTGAGCTCCCCTCCGGCACCGGCGCCAACGACGGACTCGGCAACCAGCCCATCTGGGCCAACGGACAGCGAGACACCTCCAACAGCTTCTCCCTCAACGGCGTCGACAGCTCCAACCTCTTCAACGGCAAATCCACCAGCGCCGTAACCTCGGCACGCGTCATCAACAGCACCGGCTCCTCCGGCGGCAGCGCGGGCGGCATCATCGTCTCGGCCGCATCTGTCTATCTCTCCATCGGCAACGCTATTCCCACGCCCGCCCCGGAAACTATTGCTGAAGTCAAGGTCAACGCGTCCATGTACGACGCCTCGCAGGGTTCTACATCTGGCGCGCACATCGATCTCTCCACTGCCTCCGGCACCAACGACTACCACGGCACCGTCTACGGTCATCGCGGGACCAACTGGATCAACGCAGCCCCCTTCTTCTTCAAGAACGATGGCGACATCCCTGAGAATCTCAAGAATCCCGAGTTGCATCGTTATGTCCTCGGCGGAACCGTCGGCGGTCCCATCATCAAGAACAAGCTCTTCGCCTTCTTCGCCTATCAGCATCTCCAGGTTTCGGACTCCGCCATCGGCTACTCCTTCCTCGACGTCCCCGTAGGCCTCAGCGACTCCACCCGCGACGCCGGAGGCTTCGCGGGCATCGTCAATGCGCAGTACGATACCGCCATCGGGACGCCCGGCGGCGGCGCCATCGACAACACCGCGCTTGCCCTCTTCAACTCCCCTGCTCTGCCCGGCGAGCCCGGCAAGTGGCTCATCCCCAATGACACAGGGTCGAGCCTGCTGTCGGCCACGCACCCCTTCAATGCCTTCCTTCCCGGCACCGGCCGCTTCAAGGCTGACACCGCCGTCGCCAACATCGACTACAACGCCACCAGCAAAGACACCCTCTCGCTCAAGTACTTCTACCAACACGATCCCACCCTTGCGCCCTACGCATACTCCAGCGTCCCCGGCTTTACGGAGCACCTCGACTCCGGCGCGCAGGTCTTTTCCATCATCAATACTTATCTGGTCAAGTCGAACCTCTCCACCACTGAGTCGCTCGGCTTCCTCCGCGAAAAAATCTACGCCGACAACGAGCAACCCTTCGGCCCAGGCGCCATCCCCGGCGGCTCCATCGGCACCGCCTCCATCAACGAGTTCGGCTCCAATTACTTCCCCGGCGTCTCCATCTACAACGTCCTCGGTGACGCCGCTTATAACGCAGGCGTCAGCACAGGAGTGCTCAACATCGGCCCCAACGCCGAAGGTCAGGCATCCAACGTCGGCGTCTTCCAGAACCGCCTCCAGCCCGCCGGCAACGGTATCTGGACCATCGGGAAACACACCATCAGCTTCGGCACGAGCTATAGCTATACGCAGCTCAACACCATCGACAAGCGCACCAATACAGGCTCCGTTGCCACCGATGATCTCAGCGCCTTCGCTCAGGGCTACGTCACTCCGGGCAGCTCCTCCACCGGCTTCTACGTCAGCTCGTTCCTCCAGGGCGACGCCAGCCGCTACTACCGCGCCAATCAGATCGGCAGCTACGTGCAGGACAAGTTCCAAGTCATACCCACCCTCTCGCTCACTGCGGGCCTGCGCTACGACTGGGACGGCGGTCTCAGCGAGAAGTACGGTCGCCTCTTCAACTTCGATCCCAGCCTCTACAACTACAACGCCGGCTCGGATACCATCGTGAACCCCGGCTTCATCATCGCCGGCAACAACGTCAACGGCACCCCTGGTGTCAGCAAAACCACGCTCACCGGCCGCCAGTGGGGCATCGCGCCGCGCATTGGCGCCGCCTGGCAGCCTGAAATGTTCCATAACAAGGTCGTCGTTCGCTCCGGTTTCGGTATGTACTACGACCGCGGCGAGCTCTTCACCTACTTCTCGCCCGGTTACGCCATCGGCACCGTCACCGGCGGCCCGTTCGGCGTAAACCAGCAGCTCCCCTTCGTCACGGCTTCCACCTGCACCGTCGGTAGCCTCTACAGCTACTACATCCCCACCTGCGGCGGCGCAGGCGGCTCCAACCCCCCGGTCAATGCTCCGGATGATGCCGATGGAGACCTCGCAAACCCCTACGGTCTCGTCCTCAACAATCCTGTGTCCAGCAATCCCAAAGCGTCGGACCTCAGCAAATATCTTCCCAACCTCGCTCAGATCGGTAACGGTGGTCAGCCCATATCGCTCGGCGTCTATGACCGCGCCAACAAGCTGCCCTATACCTACAACTACACGCTCGATGTCCAGTGGCAACCCCGCAATGACCTCGTCTTCGAGCTCGGTTACGTCGGCAACCTGGGCCGTCATCAGGTCATCCCGGTTCCCTTCAATCAGCCGGGCATCGCCAACCCATCTGCCCCCATCCACGGCGAGAACTACTCCTATGGCTATCAGGTCCAGGGACCGGTCGGCTGCGCAGCCACCTTCAGCTGCGCTCCTATCGCCCTGCCTGACGGGACAACCTACCGCTACGACTACGAAGGCGGCAACGTCGACCATCGCGTACCCTACGTCGGTTACGCCGCCGAGTCCATCTCCTACAAGGCAGCAGGTGTTGATGCCTACAACGCCCTCACCGCGCACCTTGAAAAGCGCATGAGCAAGAACATCCAGTTCGCAGCCTCATACACCTACTCCCACGCCCTCGACGAGCAGTCCGGCCTCGGCTTGTTCTACAACGGCAACAATCCCCTCGACCTGCGCGACGGCTACGCATCGGCCGACTTCGATCGCACCCACGTCATCAACTTCAACTACGTCTTCCGCATGCCCGACCTCATCCACGAGAAAAACATCGCCAGCGATTTCGCGAACGGCTGGTCGCTCGTTGGCCTCACCGTTCTGCAGTCCGGCCAGCCTTACTCGGTCATTGACTACACCGGCGCTATCGGCAGCGTCTATTACTCCACCTCGAACGGCATCACCAACCCCATCGTGCCGCTGAACTACGGCGCATGCACAGCGAAGTCTGCCGTAACCGGCAAATCCGGCGCCTTTGGCGATTACGCTCTCAATGCCAACTGCTTCACCATCCCTCTCCTCACCCCTGGTCCGGGCGGTAGCTTCAACGGCGCCATTCCCTCCACCGACCCCTACGAGACGGGCTTCACCACCGGTCAGCGCAACATCTTCCGCCAGGCCTTCCAGAAGCGCGCCGACGCCTCCCTCGTCAAGATGACAAAGTTCAGCGATCGTTATTCGTTGAAGTACACCTTTGACGTCTACAACCTCACCAACACCTCCAGCTTCGACGTCCCCGGCAACGAAGTCTCGCAAAACGAAAACTATAACGCTGTCCCGCAGCAGGGCACTCCGGTCAGCCCCGGCACCTGCAGCGCCGCTGGTGTCGGCTCCGTCTCAGGCAGCTTCTACAATTGCCCGTTCGGCCTCGGCGTGGTCAGCCACACCATCGGCAGCCCCCGCCAGGTCCAGATGTCATTGCAATTCCTCTTCTAA
- a CDS encoding LysR substrate-binding domain-containing protein, giving the protein MELRHLRYFRAIADYGSVTAAAKRLHISQSAISEQILDLEDEVGGRLLDRSSRKIRLTVQGQVFLEEARKTLAAAERAVDLTRQSLQGEVGTLSIGFFLWGSGGFFPRIIREFRRRRPGIRLSLLDMHASEQLVALEEGRIDVGLTRPLEPPFDRTLNSELLYRDPIVVAVRPDHPFARRRVTIKQLADEHVVLCDRKASPVIFDKFVALCAEEGFTPKIVNTSPTWSGVLTLVEAGEGVALVPSGVRHLRTRGLAFSTFEPNRLSLGLSVVWKRGNQGVALGEFLALLGENKAKIQRSGGN; this is encoded by the coding sequence CCTTCGATATTTTAGAGCGATTGCGGATTATGGGAGCGTCACTGCCGCGGCAAAGCGTCTGCATATTTCTCAATCGGCGATCAGCGAGCAGATTCTTGATCTTGAGGATGAAGTTGGAGGGCGACTGCTGGATCGCTCGTCGCGCAAAATCCGACTTACGGTACAAGGGCAGGTTTTTCTGGAAGAGGCACGCAAGACGCTGGCAGCGGCCGAGCGTGCAGTGGACCTGACACGGCAGTCTCTGCAGGGGGAGGTGGGGACCTTGTCGATCGGGTTTTTCCTGTGGGGGTCGGGTGGGTTTTTCCCGCGCATCATTCGCGAGTTTCGGCGGCGGCGGCCGGGGATACGCCTTTCGCTGCTAGACATGCATGCGAGTGAGCAACTGGTTGCGCTGGAAGAAGGGCGCATCGATGTGGGACTGACACGGCCGTTGGAGCCTCCGTTCGACCGGACGCTGAATTCAGAACTCTTGTACCGCGACCCGATTGTGGTGGCAGTGCGCCCGGATCATCCGTTTGCGCGGCGGCGGGTGACGATCAAACAACTGGCTGATGAGCATGTGGTGCTGTGCGACCGCAAGGCGTCCCCAGTGATATTCGACAAGTTTGTGGCTCTGTGTGCTGAAGAGGGTTTTACCCCGAAGATTGTGAACACGTCACCGACGTGGTCGGGCGTGTTGACGCTGGTGGAGGCGGGTGAGGGTGTGGCGTTGGTGCCGTCGGGCGTACGTCATCTTCGCACACGCGGCCTGGCGTTTAGCACATTCGAGCCGAACCGTTTGTCTCTGGGGCTGTCGGTGGTATGGAAGCGTGGCAATCAGGGAGTGGCTCTGGGGGAATTTCTGGCTCTGTTAGGCGAGAACAAGGCCAAGATCCAGCGTAGTGGGGGGAATTAG